Proteins encoded by one window of Deinococcus sp. KSM4-11:
- a CDS encoding glycosyltransferase yields the protein MRIGIVTATYSPSRNGVATSTALYARGLRERGHEVRIFAPRHPLMPPAEDGVYRLNTSFAGARALGAPPDYPVMLAPGPLLTSRLPLRDLDVLHTMHPFLAGQLALRWARITGAPVVYTAHTQYDEYLHYTPVPPRLGRAIIRPHISAFARRVQAVLAPGQAMVDMLREYGYAGRVDVFPNPVDLSAFQGVDGSAVRAQYHIPQGVPLVVSLGRLAPEKNLDTLLRAYGVARASRPELRLLVIGDGPSRAALQASAPEGVTFTGPLPYAQIPAALSAADVFLTASTSEVLPMSMIEALAAGVPLVAARSPAALDLIQEDVNGTVRDATPQALADGLLAALHPGTLPLWQAQARASAAAYDLGTRAAALEAVYRGVIGTKTRRRSLT from the coding sequence CCTCGCGCAACGGCGTTGCGACGAGCACCGCCCTGTATGCCCGCGGCCTGCGCGAGCGGGGGCACGAGGTGAGGATCTTCGCGCCGCGCCACCCGCTGATGCCGCCCGCCGAGGACGGCGTGTACCGCCTGAACACGTCCTTCGCCGGCGCCAGGGCGCTGGGCGCCCCGCCGGACTACCCCGTGATGCTCGCGCCGGGGCCACTGCTGACCTCGCGGCTGCCGCTGCGCGACCTGGACGTGCTGCACACCATGCACCCCTTCCTGGCGGGGCAACTGGCGTTGCGCTGGGCGCGGATCACAGGCGCGCCCGTGGTGTACACGGCACACACGCAGTACGACGAGTATCTGCATTACACGCCGGTGCCGCCGAGGCTCGGCCGCGCGATCATCCGCCCGCACATCAGCGCCTTCGCGCGGCGCGTGCAGGCGGTGCTCGCGCCCGGTCAGGCGATGGTGGACATGCTGCGCGAGTACGGCTACGCGGGGCGCGTGGACGTCTTCCCGAATCCGGTGGATCTGAGTGCCTTCCAGGGGGTGGACGGCAGCGCGGTGCGCGCCCAGTACCACATTCCGCAGGGTGTGCCCCTGGTCGTGTCGCTGGGCCGCCTGGCGCCGGAGAAGAACCTGGACACGCTGCTGCGCGCGTATGGCGTGGCCCGCGCCAGCCGACCGGAACTGAGACTGCTGGTCATCGGGGACGGCCCCAGCCGCGCCGCGCTCCAGGCGTCCGCCCCCGAGGGCGTGACCTTCACCGGCCCGCTGCCGTACGCACAGATTCCCGCCGCCCTGAGCGCCGCCGACGTGTTCCTGACCGCCAGCACCAGCGAGGTGCTGCCCATGAGCATGATCGAGGCCCTCGCCGCAGGCGTGCCCCTCGTCGCCGCGCGCAGTCCCGCCGCACTGGACCTCATTCAGGAGGACGTGAACGGCACCGTGCGGGACGCCACGCCACAGGCCCTGGCGGACGGGCTGCTGGCCGCGCTGCATCCCGGCACCCTCCCGCTGTGGCAGGCCCAGGCCCGTGCGAGCGCCGCCGCGTACGACCTGGGCACCCGCGCCGCCGCGCTGGAAGCCGTGTACCGGGGCGTCATCGGCACGAAGACGCGTCGCCGCTCGCTGACGTGA